The proteins below are encoded in one region of Juglans microcarpa x Juglans regia isolate MS1-56 chromosome 4D, Jm3101_v1.0, whole genome shotgun sequence:
- the LOC121259765 gene encoding heavy metal-associated isoprenylated plant protein 43-like, whose amino-acid sequence MVQITKLKVIINCLKCKQQLLKAVSPLQGVDKVEVDEANGTLTVTGDADPYEIILRTKKTGKYVDVVSIGPPPAPPKQDKDQKKPDDKDQKKPADPKKPDDQKPVVQYIPMIPPYCYTPHHNCPVCDPTLTVFYDGRWEDPNPSCSIQ is encoded by the exons ATGGTGCAGATAACAAAGCTGAAGGTTATTATTAACTGCCTAAAATGCAAGCAGCAGCTCCTCAAAGCTGTGTCTCCACTGCAAG GTGTTGACAAAGTAGAAGTTGATGAAGCAAACGGAACTTTGACAGTTACAGGCGACGCAGACCCATATGAAATAATTCTCCGAACAAAAAAAACTGGGAAATATGTTGACGTGGTTAGCATCGGACCTCCACCTGCTCCCCCAAAGCAGGATAAAGACCAGAAGAAACCTGACGATAAAGATCAGAAGAAGCCTGCCGATCCGAAGAAGCCCGACGACCAGAAGCCTGTAGTTCAGTACATACCCATGATACCGCCCTATTGCTATACGCCCCACCACAACTGTCCTGTCTGTGACCCAACGTTGACTGTTTTCTATGACGGCCGGTGGGAGGATCCTAATCCATCATGCTCCATACAATGA